From one Musa acuminata AAA Group cultivar baxijiao chromosome BXJ2-6, Cavendish_Baxijiao_AAA, whole genome shotgun sequence genomic stretch:
- the LOC135613903 gene encoding uncharacterized protein LOC135613903, translated as MKAPHKDRSKYCKFDRDYGHDTEDCHDLQNQIEGLIQRGHLRRYLKEPREVTPCPRGPIERQIDVISGGPTASGNSSASRKAYAHSMIEKRPRPKHEPEITFGAGEVERSHHDDALVISVQVTNARVKRVMVDTGSSADVLYFDAFKKLGLTERDLTPMALVLTGFTMDSISPLRTTVVPITMGEEPRAKTVLTTFMVVDLPSTYNVILGRPTLNKLKAVVSTTIEPSSFRPRQESGRSGATRGSQGDAISPRLLSRGNRDRLKPPTPVKDPWHRRYWSLPSDSSRCP; from the coding sequence ATGAAGGCCCCTCACAAAGATCGGTCTAAATATTGCAAGTTTGACCGGGACTACGGCCATGACACGGAGGACTGCcatgacctccagaatcaaatagAGGGGCTAATCCAGAGAGGCCACCTCAGACGCTACCTCAAGGAACCCCGGGAAGTGACTCCATGCCCCAGGGGCCCTATTGAAAGACAAATCGACGTCATCTCCGGGGGGCCAACAGCTAGTGGCAATAGCTCTGCGTCGAGGAAGGCTTACGCCCACAGCATGATCGAGAAGCGACCCCGACCTAAACACGAGCCTGAAATCACCTTCGGGGCTGGAGAAGTCGAGCGCTCTCATCATGACGACGCTCTGGTGATCTCGGTCCAGGTCACCAACGCCCGAGTCAAAAGGGTGATGGTTGACACCGGGAGTTCCGCCGACGTcctttacttcgacgccttcaaGAAGCTCGGCTTGACCGAGAGAGACCTCACCCCCATGGCGTTAGTGCTCACAGGATTCACGATggattccatctccccgctcAGGACCACGGTCGTCCCTATCACCATGGGGGAAGAGCCGAGAGCGAAGACAGTAttgaccaccttcatggtagtcgatctgCCCTCGACCTATAACGTCATCCTTGGCAGACCGACGCTCAACAAGTTAAAGGCAGTGGTTTCCACTACCATAGAGCCATCAAGTTTCCGACCTCGACAGGAATCGGGGAGGTCCGGAGCAACTCGGGGGAGTCAAGGCGATGCTATCTCACCACGGTTACTCTCCCGAGGAAATCGTGACCGACTCAAACCCCCGACCCCTGTGAAGGACCCATGGCACCGACGCTACTGGAGCCTCCCGAGTGACTCATCGAGGTGCCCCTAA